The following coding sequences lie in one Mercenaria mercenaria strain notata chromosome 5, MADL_Memer_1, whole genome shotgun sequence genomic window:
- the LOC123557917 gene encoding heat shock 70 kDa protein 12A-like isoform X3, protein MHYYFFRHFKMSLFKQIGRAGIKKEQLTIALEPEAASMYCRHVPVDTAVDADDVTIAQFPEGTKYMILDAGGGTIDITVHEVQDENTLREVVAANGGGWGGIMVDKAFEDFLKELAGKDVFEQFKVQETEDWLCLQREFEVKKREIRINSARRILMHLPASFVELCEKERKLCFTDIIALTRYAELVEIKRDKIKISKIVFFYLFGDPTEKTVMYVKRILNYNETKDIKAILMVGGFSESPLLQHAVKEAFPEEKVLIPSNPSSTVLRGALMFGHNPECITERILKYTYGVNTTMPFKAWRHPIEKKSGHGRWGPM, encoded by the exons ATGCATTACTATTTCTTCAGACATTTCAAAATGTCTCTCTTTAAACAGATAGGAAGG GCAGGCATAAAAAAGGAGCAACTGACAATAGCCCTTGAACCAGAAGCCGCTTCAATGTACTGTCGCCATGTGCCTGTCGACACAGCTGTTGATGCAGATGATGTTACCATTGCTCAGTTTCCAGAAGGCACTAAATACATGATACTGGACGCAGGAG GAGGGACGATTGATATCACAGTCCACGAGGTACAAGATGAAAACACCCTACGAGAGGTGGTAGCTGCTAACGGTGGCGGATGGGGTGGAATAATGGTTGATAAAGCATTTGAAGATTTCTTGAAGGAGCTTGCTGGTAAAGATGTTTTCGAACAATTCAAAGTGCAGGAGACAGAAGACTGGTTGTGTTTGCAGCGAGAATTTGAGGTTAAGAAGAGAGAAATAAGAATAAATTCCGCAAGGCGGATACTTATGCATCTTCCAGCATCGTTTGTCGAATTGTGTGAGAAAGAAAGAAAACTCTGTTTCACTGATATAATTGCATTGACCAGATATGCAGAGTTAGTAGAAATAAAACGGGACAAAATCAAAATATCCAAGATTGTATTCTTCTATTTGTTTGGAGATCCCACAGAGAAAACTGTAATGTATGTGAAAAGAATATTGAACTATAATGAAACAAAAGATATAAAAGCAATTCTGATGGTGGGTGGGTTTTCTGAGTCACCGCTGTTGCAGCATGCTGTCAAAGAAGCGTTTCCAGAAGAAAAGGTCCTTATACCTTCAAATCCATCATCAACAGTACTGAGAGGTGCATTGATGTTTGGTCATAATCCTGAATGCATAACTGAacgaattttgaaatatacttatgGAGTCAATACTACAATGCCTTTCAAAGCATGGCGACATCCGATAGAAAAAAAGAGTGGACACGGACGCTGGGGTCCGATGTGa
- the LOC123557917 gene encoding heat shock 70 kDa protein 12A-like isoform X1, protein MHYYFFRHFKMSLFKQIGRGLNREMTLVDEMGKLFPAIDVFAMSIEYLVNDMMLIVEQRVTAQLRPEEIHWVIAVPAIWSDPAKQLMKEVASKAGIKKEQLTIALEPEAASMYCRHVPVDTAVDADDVTIAQFPEGTKYMILDAGGGTIDITVHEVQDENTLREVVAANGGGWGGIMVDKAFEDFLKELAGKDVFEQFKVQETEDWLCLQREFEVKKREIRINSARRILMHLPASFVELCEKERKLCFTDIIALTRYAELVEIKRDKIKISKIVFFYLFGDPTEKTVMYVKRILNYNETKDIKAILMVGGFSESPLLQHAVKEAFPEEKVLIPSNPSSTVLRGALMFGHNPECITERILKYTYGVNTTMPFKAWRHPIEKKSGHGRWGPM, encoded by the exons ATGCATTACTATTTCTTCAGACATTTCAAAATGTCTCTCTTTAAACAGATAGGAAGG GGATTAAACAGGGAGATGACACTAGTAGACGAAATGGGGAAACTATTTCCCGCTATTGACGTATTTGCTATGTCCATCGAATATTTGGTCAATGATATGATGCTTATTGTGGAGCAACGAGTCACTGCACAGTTGAGACCTGAAGAAATTCACTGGGTTATAGCAGTACCAGCAATCTGGTCTGACCCTGCAAAACAGTTAATGAAAGAGGTGGCTTCAAAG GCAGGCATAAAAAAGGAGCAACTGACAATAGCCCTTGAACCAGAAGCCGCTTCAATGTACTGTCGCCATGTGCCTGTCGACACAGCTGTTGATGCAGATGATGTTACCATTGCTCAGTTTCCAGAAGGCACTAAATACATGATACTGGACGCAGGAG GAGGGACGATTGATATCACAGTCCACGAGGTACAAGATGAAAACACCCTACGAGAGGTGGTAGCTGCTAACGGTGGCGGATGGGGTGGAATAATGGTTGATAAAGCATTTGAAGATTTCTTGAAGGAGCTTGCTGGTAAAGATGTTTTCGAACAATTCAAAGTGCAGGAGACAGAAGACTGGTTGTGTTTGCAGCGAGAATTTGAGGTTAAGAAGAGAGAAATAAGAATAAATTCCGCAAGGCGGATACTTATGCATCTTCCAGCATCGTTTGTCGAATTGTGTGAGAAAGAAAGAAAACTCTGTTTCACTGATATAATTGCATTGACCAGATATGCAGAGTTAGTAGAAATAAAACGGGACAAAATCAAAATATCCAAGATTGTATTCTTCTATTTGTTTGGAGATCCCACAGAGAAAACTGTAATGTATGTGAAAAGAATATTGAACTATAATGAAACAAAAGATATAAAAGCAATTCTGATGGTGGGTGGGTTTTCTGAGTCACCGCTGTTGCAGCATGCTGTCAAAGAAGCGTTTCCAGAAGAAAAGGTCCTTATACCTTCAAATCCATCATCAACAGTACTGAGAGGTGCATTGATGTTTGGTCATAATCCTGAATGCATAACTGAacgaattttgaaatatacttatgGAGTCAATACTACAATGCCTTTCAAAGCATGGCGACATCCGATAGAAAAAAAGAGTGGACACGGACGCTGGGGTCCGATGTGa
- the LOC123557917 gene encoding heat shock 70 kDa protein 12A-like isoform X2, with amino-acid sequence MVLLRHLATMQKGLNREMTLVDEMGKLFPAIDVFAMSIEYLVNDMMLIVEQRVTAQLRPEEIHWVIAVPAIWSDPAKQLMKEVASKAGIKKEQLTIALEPEAASMYCRHVPVDTAVDADDVTIAQFPEGTKYMILDAGGGTIDITVHEVQDENTLREVVAANGGGWGGIMVDKAFEDFLKELAGKDVFEQFKVQETEDWLCLQREFEVKKREIRINSARRILMHLPASFVELCEKERKLCFTDIIALTRYAELVEIKRDKIKISKIVFFYLFGDPTEKTVMYVKRILNYNETKDIKAILMVGGFSESPLLQHAVKEAFPEEKVLIPSNPSSTVLRGALMFGHNPECITERILKYTYGVNTTMPFKAWRHPIEKKSGHGRWGPM; translated from the exons ATGGTACTTTTGAGGCATTTGGCTACGATGCAGAAA GGATTAAACAGGGAGATGACACTAGTAGACGAAATGGGGAAACTATTTCCCGCTATTGACGTATTTGCTATGTCCATCGAATATTTGGTCAATGATATGATGCTTATTGTGGAGCAACGAGTCACTGCACAGTTGAGACCTGAAGAAATTCACTGGGTTATAGCAGTACCAGCAATCTGGTCTGACCCTGCAAAACAGTTAATGAAAGAGGTGGCTTCAAAG GCAGGCATAAAAAAGGAGCAACTGACAATAGCCCTTGAACCAGAAGCCGCTTCAATGTACTGTCGCCATGTGCCTGTCGACACAGCTGTTGATGCAGATGATGTTACCATTGCTCAGTTTCCAGAAGGCACTAAATACATGATACTGGACGCAGGAG GAGGGACGATTGATATCACAGTCCACGAGGTACAAGATGAAAACACCCTACGAGAGGTGGTAGCTGCTAACGGTGGCGGATGGGGTGGAATAATGGTTGATAAAGCATTTGAAGATTTCTTGAAGGAGCTTGCTGGTAAAGATGTTTTCGAACAATTCAAAGTGCAGGAGACAGAAGACTGGTTGTGTTTGCAGCGAGAATTTGAGGTTAAGAAGAGAGAAATAAGAATAAATTCCGCAAGGCGGATACTTATGCATCTTCCAGCATCGTTTGTCGAATTGTGTGAGAAAGAAAGAAAACTCTGTTTCACTGATATAATTGCATTGACCAGATATGCAGAGTTAGTAGAAATAAAACGGGACAAAATCAAAATATCCAAGATTGTATTCTTCTATTTGTTTGGAGATCCCACAGAGAAAACTGTAATGTATGTGAAAAGAATATTGAACTATAATGAAACAAAAGATATAAAAGCAATTCTGATGGTGGGTGGGTTTTCTGAGTCACCGCTGTTGCAGCATGCTGTCAAAGAAGCGTTTCCAGAAGAAAAGGTCCTTATACCTTCAAATCCATCATCAACAGTACTGAGAGGTGCATTGATGTTTGGTCATAATCCTGAATGCATAACTGAacgaattttgaaatatacttatgGAGTCAATACTACAATGCCTTTCAAAGCATGGCGACATCCGATAGAAAAAAAGAGTGGACACGGACGCTGGGGTCCGATGTGa